Within the Sulfurospirillum barnesii SES-3 genome, the region TTTCACAACATTTGGTAATCGTTCTCGACTTGACAGCAAAAGTAAAACATCTGATTTTGCCATATACTGTAAAAGAAGATGCTGTGAAATATGCCCTTTAAATTCAACACGATTTTCAAGTCGCATCATGGTAACTTGTGTTTTCAACACCTCTTTAAGCTCACCATCTCCACACACTAACATTTTTGAATTATCAATATTTTTGGAAAAATCACCAAAAATATCAATCGCCATCTCAAATCTTTTTAATGGTATCAACCTTCCAGCGACGATCCAGAGATGATTCTCTTTTTTGATACCCTCAAGAATCTTTAAATGTTCTTTGGCGCATGTTCCTCTATGTACAACATGAATTTTATCTTCCTCTATACCTAAGTGTCTTAAAGACTTTTCATTAGCATAGGCATGTGTAAATATCCAATCGGCTTTTTGCGCTAAACTTCGACTGACTCCCAAAGCATATTCTAAGTCATATGCCCCTAAAAACATTGAAAGTTTAACGTGAGGAAGTCTTTTTTTTAATAAAAATCCAACAACACTAGGATAATGACCCCAAAAAAGATGTACAACGTCTGGTTGGAGTTTTTTTAATTGTTTTAAAATATAAAAACTAATGGGCATAAGAGCAATCAGGCGTATGCAATGTTGTGGCTTCTTTATATCGTTTAAAAGTATCCATTTGAGTGTACTTAAAAAGAGACAAGAGGATTTAAAAATTTCAATAACCCCTGCCAATACTTTTTTACTATTGCTAGCGCAAAGAGGTATATCCTCTAATGCTCTTTCTTTTAGCATTTTATCGTGTAAAACATGTTGCGATCTCATTGAAAAAACGGATATATCCATCCCAATTTTTTTTAATGCAACCACATCATGTGATGCGAAAGTTTCACTGGGTGAGGGAAATTGCATGGTAATATAGGCTATTTTCAAACTAGAAGACCTTCAAGAACAGCTTTTGCTCTTTTTTCCCAAGTATATTTTGTTAATAAGCAATTATAAGCATTTTCGCCTAGCTCCATTCTCAGCGAAATATTAGATGCTAAATTTTCTATAGCACTTCTCCACGCCAAAAAATCATCAGGATTAACTAAAATAGCATTACTTTTATTGAGTACTTCTTCAAGCACCTCAAACTTTGAAACAACCATAGCTTTTCTTGATGCCATATATTCAAAAATTTTTAATGGGGACATCCATCTTGCAGTATCTCTTCCGCTGGATGTCTTAGGACCTACTTGATAGGGTGCTAATAAAATATCACATTCATGTAAAAATGCACCAACTTCTTTAGGCTCCCGTTTCCCATACCAATTGATATTATTGCTTCTCTGTAAAGTTTTCCACTGTTCAATATCATTAATATCTCCACCTACAATATGAAACTGCAAAAGAGGTAGTTCGTTTGCTAAATCCATCATTAAACGTAAACCATTCCCTTCTCGTAATCCCCCTGCATAAC harbors:
- a CDS encoding glycosyltransferase family 4 protein — its product is MKIAYITMQFPSPSETFASHDVVALKKIGMDISVFSMRSQHVLHDKMLKERALEDIPLCASNSKKVLAGVIEIFKSSCLFLSTLKWILLNDIKKPQHCIRLIALMPISFYILKQLKKLQPDVVHLFWGHYPSVVGFLLKKRLPHVKLSMFLGAYDLEYALGVSRSLAQKADWIFTHAYANEKSLRHLGIEEDKIHVVHRGTCAKEHLKILEGIKKENHLWIVAGRLIPLKRFEMAIDIFGDFSKNIDNSKMLVCGDGELKEVLKTQVTMMRLENRVEFKGHISQHLLLQYMAKSDVLLLLSSRERLPNVVKEAMLVGCICIVSDTPGIHELIEDGKTGFIIKNGQYDSIPQLVMSLTQTKKEQMREEAKKFILENFDVEDLMKKYVQIWRQS